A DNA window from Pongo abelii isolate AG06213 chromosome 2, NHGRI_mPonAbe1-v2.0_pri, whole genome shotgun sequence contains the following coding sequences:
- the THOC7 gene encoding THO complex subunit 7 homolog isoform X4, giving the protein MGAVTDDEVIRKRLLIDGDGAGDDRRINLLVKSFIKWCNSGSQEEGYSQYQRMLSTLSQCEFSMGKTLLVYDMNLREMENYEKIYKEIEYDALAKVIQHHPDRHETLKELEALGKELEHLSHIKESVEDKLELRRKQFHVLLSTIHELQQTLENDEKLSEVEEAQEASMETDPKP; this is encoded by the exons ACGAAGTTATACGGAAGCGTCTCCTCATTGATGGAGATGGTGCTGGAGATGATCGGAGAATTAATCTGCTAGTGAAGAGTTTCATTAAATGGTGCAACTCTGGGTCCCAGGAAGAGGG CTATAGCCAGTACCAGCGTATGCTGAGCACGCTGTCTCAATGTGAATTTTCAATGGGCAAAACTTTACTAGTATATGATATGAAtctcagagaaatggaaaattatgaaaaaatttacaaggaaatAG aATATGATGCTTTGGCAAAAGTGATTCAGCACCATCCAGACAGGCATGAGACATTAAA ggAACTAGAGGCTCTGGGAAAAGAATTAGAGCATCTTTCACACATTAAAGAAAGTGTTGAAGATAAg CTGGAATTGAGACGGAAACAGTTTCACGTTCTTCTTAGTACCATCCATGAACTTCAGCAAACATTGGAAA ATGATGAAAAACTCTCAGAGGTAGAAGAAGCTCAGGAAGCAAGCATGGAAACAGATCCTAAACCATAG
- the THOC7 gene encoding THO complex subunit 7 homolog isoform X2: MGAVTDDEVIRKRLLIDGDGAGDDRRINLLVKSFIKWCNSGSQEEGYSQYQRMLSTLSQCEFSMGKTLLVYDMNLREMENYEKIYKEIECSIAGAHEKIAECKKQILQAKRIRKNRQEYDALAKVIQHHPDRHETLKELEALGKELEHLSHIKESVEDKLELRRKQFHVLLSTIHELQQTLENDEKLSEVEEAQEASMETDPKP, encoded by the exons ACGAAGTTATACGGAAGCGTCTCCTCATTGATGGAGATGGTGCTGGAGATGATCGGAGAATTAATCTGCTAGTGAAGAGTTTCATTAAATGGTGCAACTCTGGGTCCCAGGAAGAGGG CTATAGCCAGTACCAGCGTATGCTGAGCACGCTGTCTCAATGTGAATTTTCAATGGGCAAAACTTTACTAGTATATGATATGAAtctcagagaaatggaaaattatgaaaaaatttacaaggaaatAG AATGTAGCATAGCTGGAGCACATGAAAAAATTGCTGAGTGCAAAAAGCAAATTCTTCAAGCCAAACGAATACGAAAAAATCGCCAAG aATATGATGCTTTGGCAAAAGTGATTCAGCACCATCCAGACAGGCATGAGACATTAAA ggAACTAGAGGCTCTGGGAAAAGAATTAGAGCATCTTTCACACATTAAAGAAAGTGTTGAAGATAAg CTGGAATTGAGACGGAAACAGTTTCACGTTCTTCTTAGTACCATCCATGAACTTCAGCAAACATTGGAAA ATGATGAAAAACTCTCAGAGGTAGAAGAAGCTCAGGAAGCAAGCATGGAAACAGATCCTAAACCATAG
- the THOC7 gene encoding THO complex subunit 7 homolog isoform X5 has protein sequence MLSTLSQCEFSMGKTLLVYDMNLREMENYEKIYKEIECSIAGAHEKIAECKKQILQAKRIRKNRQEYDALAKVIQHHPDRHETLKELEALGKELEHLSHIKESVEDKLELRRKQFHVLLSTIHELQQTLENDEKLSEVEEAQEASMETDPKP, from the exons ATGCTGAGCACGCTGTCTCAATGTGAATTTTCAATGGGCAAAACTTTACTAGTATATGATATGAAtctcagagaaatggaaaattatgaaaaaatttacaaggaaatAG AATGTAGCATAGCTGGAGCACATGAAAAAATTGCTGAGTGCAAAAAGCAAATTCTTCAAGCCAAACGAATACGAAAAAATCGCCAAG aATATGATGCTTTGGCAAAAGTGATTCAGCACCATCCAGACAGGCATGAGACATTAAA ggAACTAGAGGCTCTGGGAAAAGAATTAGAGCATCTTTCACACATTAAAGAAAGTGTTGAAGATAAg CTGGAATTGAGACGGAAACAGTTTCACGTTCTTCTTAGTACCATCCATGAACTTCAGCAAACATTGGAAA ATGATGAAAAACTCTCAGAGGTAGAAGAAGCTCAGGAAGCAAGCATGGAAACAGATCCTAAACCATAG